A single genomic interval of Arachis duranensis cultivar V14167 chromosome 7, aradu.V14167.gnm2.J7QH, whole genome shotgun sequence harbors:
- the LOC107458889 gene encoding LOW QUALITY PROTEIN: myosin-12-like (The sequence of the model RefSeq protein was modified relative to this genomic sequence to represent the inferred CDS: deleted 2 bases in 1 codon): MTKLAYLHEPGVLHNLAIRFSLNEIYTYTGNILIAVNPFRRLPHLYDIHMMEQYKGAAFGELSPHLFAVADTCYRAMINESRSQSILVSGESGAGKTETTKMLMRYLAFMGGRSGTEGRTVEQQVLESNPVLEAFGNAKTVKNNNSSRFGKFVEIQFDKNGKISGAAIRTYLLERSRVCQVSDPERNYHCFYMLCSAPPEDVKKYKLGNPKQFHYLNQSNCYEVSNVDDAKEYLETRNAMDIVGINQEEQDAIFRVVAAILHLGNIDFVKGTEVDSSKLKDEKSLFHLRTAAELFMCDEKALEDSLCKRVIVTPDGNITKPLDPDSASLSRDALSKTVYSKLFDWIVDKINSSIGQDSNAVSIIGVLDIYGFESFKINSFEQLCINLTNEKLQQHFNQHVFKMEQEEYTKEEINWSYVEFVDNQDVLDLIEKKPGGIIALLDEACMFPKSTHETFAQKMYQTYKAHKRFSKPKLSRTNFTINHYAGDVTYQADYFLDKNKDYVVAEHQALLCASKCSFVANLFPPLPEETSKQSKFSSIGSQFKQQLQSLMETLNTTEPHYIRCVKPNTVLQPGIFENFNVLNQLRCGGVLEAIRISCAGYPTKRTFEEFLDRFGMLAPDVLDGSDEKKAAIAICDKMGLKGYQMGKTKVFLRAGQMAELDARRAEVLAKAARLIQRQIRTHLTRKEFITLRNATIHIQKIWRAKLARELYENMRREAASIRIQKHVRAHRARMNYTSLQGCSIVIQSGMRALAARNEFRYRRQTKASIKLQTQWRRVQALSDYKQQRRTAIIFQCLWRARVARRELRKLRIAARDTGALKEAKDKLEKRVEELTWRLDIEKHMRVDLEEAKGQEIAKLQNTLQEIQGQLDEARAAIIHEREAAKLAIEQAPPVIKEVPVVDNTKLELLTNKNEELETEVEELKKKIKEFEEKCSAIENENQARIKEAEEAQLKATQLQETIERLEVSLSNLETENQVLCQQALVESKNEDLSEEIKILKDQIANLESENERLRDQAEAAAMEQKVHPDIIATNQEISADQHEQHIQQRIVADNVTPQIKVQNLDNGHLAEEECRGRKEPRAAVSFLTKQRSLTDRQACKQESYDALLKCLTEDKRFENNRPAVACIVYKALLHWRSFEAEKTHIFDKISHTIRSSIESQEGINDLAYWLSTTSTLLFYLQCTLKVSNTSKMVSRNRNSPATLFGKMAQGLRSSSLGIGISSGYSGMVDKHNDQSKVEAKYPAILFKQHLTAYVEKIYGMIRDSLKKEISPFLNLCIQAPRAIRTRSIRGSSRNIHSNILAKQQALHMHWKSIVNKLDEILGVLSDNYVPSMITGKIFSQVFSFMNVQLFNSLLLRRECCSFSNGEYLKAGLHELELWCLKATDQFAGSSWHELKQIRQAVGFLVLHQKAHKSLEEITNELCPVLSIPQIYRIGTMFWDDKYGSQGLSPEVISRMRVLMTEDSTSMPNNSFLLEVDSSIPFLMEEMFRSMSDIRLSDMEVDPPPILRQRSDFQFLLQHIESDSQ; the protein is encoded by the exons ATGACAAAGCTGGCATACCTCCATGAGCCAGGAGTCCTTCATAACCTTGCCATTCGTTTTTCTCTTAACGAGATATAT ACATATACAGGGAATATCTTAATTGCAGTGAATCCTTTTCGACGACTGCCACACTTGTATGATATCCATATGATGGAGCAATACAAAGGAGCAGCATTTGGAGAGCTTAGCCCTCACCTTTTCGCCGTTGCCGACACCTGCTACAG GGCAATGATAAATGAAAGTAGAAGCCAGTCCATTCTGGTGAGTGGAGAGAGTGGAGCTGGTAAAACAGAAACCACCAAAATGTTAATGAGATATCTAGCATTCATGGGAGGAAGATCAGGTACGGAAGGAAGAACGGTAGAACAACAGGTTTTGGAG TCCAATCCAGTGTTAGAAGCATTTGGAAATGCCAAAACTGTCAAAAATAACAATTCAAG TCGTTTCGGCAAATTTGTAGAAATCCAATTCGACAAGAATGGGAAAATTTCTGGAGCTGCAATTAGAACATATCTCCTAGAGAGGTCACGAGTATGCCAAGTGTCCGACCCGGAGAGAAACTATCACTGCTTTTACATGCTTTGTTCAGCACCACCAGAG GATGTAAAGAAGTACAAGTTAGGGAATCCAAAGCAATTCCACTATCTTAATCAATCAAACTGTTATGAAGTTTCAAATGTAGATGATGCAAAAGAGTACTTGGAGACCAGAAATGCAATGGATATTGTAGGAATCAACCAGGAAGAACAG GATGCTATCTTTCGTGTGGTCGCGGCAATCCTCCACCTTGGTAACATTGACTTTGTCAAAGGGACTGAAGTTGATTCTTCCAAACTGAAAGATGAAAAATCACTGTTCCACCTTCGGACAGCTGCAGAGTTGTTCAT gtgtgatgagaaagCATTAGAGGACTCACTTTGCAAGCGTGTCATTGTTACTCCTGATGGCAATATTACAAAACCACTCGACCCGGACTCAGCTTCTTTGAGCCGAGATGCTTTGTCAAAGACGGTTTACTCAAAACTGTTTGATTG GATTGTTGACAAGATTAACAGTTCAATTGGTCAAGACTCCAATGCAGTAAGCATAATAGGAGTCCTTGATATTTATGGGTTTGAGAGCTTCAAGATCAACAG TTTTGAGCAACTATGCATCAACCTAACGAACGAGAAGTTGCAACAACATTTCAACCAG CATGTATTCAAGATGGAGCAAGAAGAGTACACCAAAGAGGAAATCAATTGGAGCTATGTTGAATTTGTGGATaatcaagatgttcttgatctTATTGAGAAG AAACCTGGGGGAATAATTGCTCTTCTTGATGAAGCATG CATGTTCCCCAAGTCAACTCATGAGACTTTTGCACAAAAGATGTACCAGACATATAAAGCACACAAGCGCTTCAGCAAACCAAAACTTTCTCGGACAAACTTCACAATTAACCATTATGCTGGAGAT GTCACATATCAAGCAGATTATTTCCtcgataaaaataaagattacgTAGTAGCGGAGCATCAAGCTCTTTTATGTGCATCCAAGTGCTCATTTGTTGCAAATCTTTTCCCTCCTTTACCTGAGGAAACATCAAAGCAATCAAAATTTTCTTCCATTGGTTCTCAGTTTAAG CAACAACTACAATCTCTCATGGAGACACTGAACACAACAGAACCACATTACATAAGGTGTGTGAAGCCAAATACAGTCTTGCAGCCAGGAATCTTTGAGAACTTCAATGTCCTAAATCAGTTAAGATGTGGA GGAGTACTTGAGGCAATAAGGATTAGTTGTGCCGGATATCCAACGAAAAGAACATTTGAAGAGTTCCTTGACCGTTTTGGAATGCTAGCTCCAGATGTCCTTGATGG GTCAGATGAGAAAAAGGCAGCTATTGCCATATGTGATAAGATGGGATTAAAAGGCTATCAA ATGGGGAAAACAAAGGTATTCCTCAGAGCTGGACAGATGGCCGAATTAGATGCACGAAGAGCTGAAGTCTTAGCCAAAGCAGCAAGACTCATACAGAGACAAATCCGTACACATTTAACAAGAAAAGAGTTTATCACCTTGAGAAATGCTACAATTCATATCCAGAAAATTTGGAGAG CAAAACTTGCACGTGAACTCTATGAAAATATGAGGAGAGAAGCAGCCTCAATCAGGATACAGAAGCATGTGCGTGCACATAGAGCAAGAATGAATTACACATCATTACAAGGATGTTCTATAGTAATTCAATCTGGAATGAGAGCATTAGCCGCACGAAACGAATTTAGGTACCGAAGACAAACGAAGGCTTCAATCAAACTTCAG ACACAATGGAGAAGAGTTCAAGCTCTTTCTGATTACAAACAACAAAGGAGAACAGCTATTATATTTCAGTGTCTCTGGAGAGCCAGAGTAGCAAGAAGAGAGCTCAGAAAGCTTCGGATA GCTGCAAGGGATACTGGAGCACTTAAGGAAGCAAAGGACAAGTTGGAGAAGCGTGTTGAGGAGCTTACATGGAGATTAGACATCGAAAAGCACATGAGG GTTGACCTTGAAGAAGCTAAAGGACAAGAGATTGCAAAACTACAAAACACTTTACAAGAAATACAAGGTCAGCTAGATGAAGCCCGCGCTGCAATTATTCATGAAAGAGAAGCAGCAAAACTAGCTATTGAGCAAGCACCACCAGTAATTAAAGAGGTTCCTGTTGTGGACAACACAAAGCTAGAGTtactaacaaataaaaatgagGAGCTGGAG ACTGAAGTAgaggagttgaagaagaagattaaagaatttgaagaaaagTGCTCAGCAATTGAAAATGAGAATCAAGCTAGGATTAAAGAGGCAGAAGAAGCACAACTAAAAGCAACACAACTTCAAGAGACTATTGAAAG ATTGGAAGTGAGCTTGTCCAACCTCGAAACTGAAAATCAAGTGCTATGCCAGCAGGCATTGGTAGAATCAAAAAATGAAGATCTTTCCGAAGAGATCAAAAT CCTAAAGGATCAGATAGCAAACCTAGAATCAGAGAATGAACGCCTGCGGGACCAGGCAGAAGCAGCTGCCATGGAGCAGAAAGTTCACCCAGATATAATAGCAACAAACCAGGAAATTTCTGCTGATCAACACGAACAACATATCCAACAAAGAATTGTAGCAGATAATGTGACTCCACAAATCAAG gtgCAGAATCTAGACAATGGACATCTAGCCGAGGAAGAATGCCGTGGAAGAAAA gAACCAAGAGCAGCTGTCTCCTTCCTTACAAAACAAAGATCACTCACAGACAGGCAG GCCTGTAAACAGGAAAGTTATGATGCACTGCTCAAGTGCCTTACCGAAGATAAGCGTTTCGAGAACAACAGACCAGCAGTTGCTTGTATTGTTTATAAAGCACTTCTTCATTGGAGATCCTTTGAAGCAGAGAAGACAcatatatttgataaaattagtCACACCATCCGATCATCTATAGAG AGTCAAGAAGGAATCAATGATCTAGCATATTGGCTTTCAACAACTTCAACACTTCTGTTCTATCTGCAATGCACACTCAAGGTCAGCAACACATCTAAGATGGTGTCACGCAATCGAAACTCCCCTGCCACTCTATTTGGAAAAATGGCACAG GGTTTACGTTCATCTTCATTGGGAATTGGGATTTCAAGTGGTTATAGTGGAATGGTGGACAAGCACAATGACCAATCTAAAGTGGAAGCCAAGTACCCAGCAATTCTGTTTAAGCAACATTTGACTGCATATGTTGAGAAGATATATGGAATGATCCGTGACAGTTTAAAGAAGGAGATCAGCCCATTCTTGAATTTGTGTATTCAG GCACCAAGAGCCATAAGAACCAGATCAATAAGAGGGTCATCCAGAAACATCCATTCGAATATACTTGCAAAACAACAGGCACTGCACATGCACTGGAAAAGCATTGTCAACAAGCTAGATGAAATCTTGGGTGTACTGTCTGATAACTAT GTCCCTTCCATGATAACAGGGAAGATATTTAGTCAGGTTTTCTCATTCATGAATGTCCAACTCTTTAATAG TTTGTTGCTTCGTCGAGAGTGCTGCTCCTTTAGCAATGGAGAATATTTGAAGGCAGGTTTGCATGAGTTGGAACTGTGGTGTCTTAAAGCAACAGATCAG TTTGCTGGGTCATCTTGGCATGAACTCAAACAAATACGCCAAGCTGTCGGATTTCTG GTCTTGCATCAAAAGGCTCACAAATCTTTGGAAGAGATCACCAATGAACTCTGCCCG GTGTTAAGTATTCCACAAATATATCGTATTGGAACTATGTTCTGGGATGACAAGTATGGATCTCAGGGATTATCTCCAGAA GTCATAAGTAGAATGAGAGTACTTATGACAGAAGACTCGACAAGCATGCCCAATAACTCATTCCTTCTTGAAGTGGACTCcag CATACCATTCCTGATGGAGGAGATGTTCCGATCTATGAGTGACATCAGACTATCAGATATGGAAGTGGATCCACCACCAATCCTCAGGCAAAGGTCTGATTTCCAATTCTTACTGCAACACATTGAAAGCGATTCTCAGTAA